Proteins encoded within one genomic window of Citricoccus muralis:
- a CDS encoding replication-associated recombination protein A: protein MSDLFSSIGGVEPSDGPAEVESATLSGSGHSAAPLAVRMRPRSLDDVVGQQHLLAPGSPLRKLVEAEPSGLRSATGPSSLILYGPPGTGKTTLATVIARGTGRKFVELSAISAGVKDVRRVMDQALTDRDLHGRTTILFLDEIHRFNKAQQDALLPGVENRWVVLVAATTENPSFSVISPLLSRSLMLTLKPLTDKDITGLIHRAIDDERGLGGGVVADDETVEYLVRMAQGDARRALTTLEAAAGVALDQADNPEGPVPMTLDDAARAMDRAIVRYDKDGDQHYDVISAFIKSIRGSDVDASLHYLARMIEAGEDPRFIARRLIISASEDIGMADPTALQTAVAAAQAVQMIGMPEGRIPLAEAVVHLATAPKSNRAYEGINKAMADVQAGKGGVVPLHLRDAHYPGAAAMGHGKGYIYAHDAPHSVAAQQYLPDTLAGREYYQPTSNGVERTLSDRVAALRRLLRGERG from the coding sequence GTGAGTGATCTCTTCAGCTCGATCGGCGGAGTCGAGCCTTCCGACGGCCCCGCTGAGGTGGAATCCGCCACCCTGTCCGGATCCGGACACTCCGCCGCCCCCTTGGCCGTGCGCATGCGTCCGCGGTCTCTGGACGATGTGGTGGGACAGCAACACTTATTGGCACCGGGTTCGCCGTTGCGCAAACTGGTCGAAGCCGAGCCCTCGGGCCTGCGTTCTGCGACCGGACCCTCCTCGCTGATTCTCTACGGGCCTCCGGGGACCGGAAAGACAACGTTAGCCACGGTGATCGCCCGCGGTACCGGGCGAAAATTCGTCGAACTCTCCGCCATTTCCGCCGGGGTCAAAGACGTACGCCGGGTCATGGATCAGGCGCTGACCGATCGGGACCTCCACGGACGCACCACGATTTTGTTCCTCGACGAGATCCACCGGTTCAACAAGGCGCAGCAGGATGCGCTGTTGCCCGGGGTGGAAAACCGCTGGGTTGTTCTGGTGGCGGCCACCACCGAAAATCCGTCCTTCTCCGTCATCTCGCCACTGCTCTCGCGATCACTGATGCTCACCTTGAAGCCGCTGACCGATAAGGACATCACCGGTCTCATCCACCGCGCCATCGATGACGAACGCGGTCTGGGCGGGGGAGTGGTCGCCGACGACGAGACGGTCGAGTACCTGGTCCGCATGGCGCAGGGCGATGCGCGTCGGGCGCTCACCACACTGGAAGCAGCCGCGGGGGTGGCGCTGGACCAGGCCGACAACCCCGAAGGCCCGGTTCCGATGACCCTGGACGACGCCGCACGCGCCATGGACCGGGCCATCGTGCGCTACGACAAAGATGGCGATCAGCACTACGATGTGATCAGTGCATTCATTAAATCCATCCGCGGATCCGACGTGGACGCGTCGCTGCACTATCTGGCGCGGATGATCGAAGCCGGTGAGGACCCGCGCTTCATCGCACGACGACTCATCATCTCGGCGTCCGAAGACATTGGGATGGCTGACCCGACCGCACTGCAGACTGCGGTTGCGGCGGCCCAAGCGGTGCAGATGATCGGGATGCCGGAAGGGCGGATCCCGCTGGCCGAGGCGGTGGTGCACCTGGCCACCGCGCCTAAATCGAACCGAGCGTACGAAGGCATCAACAAGGCCATGGCGGATGTTCAGGCGGGCAAGGGCGGTGTCGTTCCGCTGCATCTGCGTGATGCCCACTATCCGGGGGCCGCGGCGATGGGTCACGGAAAAGGCTACATTTACGCCCATGACGCCCCGCACTCGGTGGCTGCCCAGCAATACCTGCCTGACACTCTGGCCGGCCGCGAGTATTACCAGCCAACGTCCAATGGCGTGGAGCGAACCCTATCGGACCGAGTGGCCGCGCTTCGTCGCCTGCTTCGAGGCGAGCGGGGCTAG
- the dtd gene encoding D-aminoacyl-tRNA deacylase, protein MKAVVQRVRRAQVTVDDEVVGQIDEPGLTVLVGVSTVDTESEADLLAEKLYRLRILENEASCESSGAPLLVISQFTLYGDVRRGRRPSWSDAARPDQAEPLYRRVVETLRGFGARVETGRFGAMMDVSLVNAGPFTVLIDSDELRRPRRSTS, encoded by the coding sequence ATGAAGGCAGTTGTACAACGAGTCCGTCGCGCCCAGGTCACCGTCGATGATGAGGTGGTGGGACAGATCGACGAACCTGGACTGACCGTACTGGTCGGTGTCAGCACCGTCGATACCGAGTCGGAGGCCGATCTCCTCGCGGAGAAGCTCTACCGGTTGCGCATCTTGGAAAACGAGGCGTCCTGCGAGAGCTCCGGTGCACCGTTGCTCGTGATCAGCCAGTTCACCCTCTATGGCGATGTCCGCCGTGGTCGGCGTCCTTCGTGGTCCGATGCGGCGCGCCCGGACCAAGCAGAGCCGCTGTACCGCCGCGTCGTCGAGACGCTACGGGGTTTTGGCGCTCGGGTTGAAACGGGACGTTTCGGCGCCATGATGGACGTCAGCTTGGTGAACGCCGGACCCTTCACGGTGCTCATCGATAGCGATGAGTTGCGTAGGCCCCGGCGCTCTACCAGCTGA
- the aspS gene encoding aspartate--tRNA ligase — protein sequence MLRTHQLGELNAEHIGQTVTVAGWVARRRDHGGVAFVDLRDASGFAQVVVRDEKDFDPLRNEFVLRVTGTVEKRPAGNENPNLPSGEIELITDTVEVLNTADPLPFQIDEHVEVGEEARLRHRYLDLRRPQPAKIMRLRSDVNRAARDLLHEEGFIEVETPTLTRSTPEGARDFLVPARLAPGSWYALPQSPQLFKQLLQVGGVERYFQIARCYRDEDFRADRQPEFTQLDIEASFVEEDDVIALGEKIIASLWSLIGVEISTPIRRMTYAEAMEKYGSDKPDLRFGLELTDLTEYFRNTPFRVFQSDYVGAVVMPGGASQPRRTLDAWQEWAKQRGAKGLAYVLIQEDGSLGGPVAKNITDEEKAGLAEATGAQPGDCIFFGAGTAKDARALLGAARVEIGHRVGLIKAPGEVPIEEQDWAFVWIVDAPLFEPAADAVASGDVAVGSGSWTAVHHAFTSPKPEFLDTFDTDPGSALAYAYDIVCNGNEIGGGSIRIHRQDVQKRVFGVMGLSEEEADEKFGFLLEGFKYGAPPHGGIAFGWDRIVALLAGTDSIRDVIAFPKTGNGFDPLTAAPAPITPQQRKEAGVDAKPEPKKDEVAPESE from the coding sequence GTGCTGCGCACGCATCAGCTCGGCGAGCTCAACGCCGAGCACATTGGACAGACCGTCACTGTGGCTGGATGGGTCGCCCGCCGACGCGACCACGGAGGCGTGGCCTTCGTTGACCTGCGTGATGCCTCGGGCTTCGCCCAGGTGGTGGTGCGTGACGAGAAGGACTTCGATCCGCTGCGTAACGAATTCGTGCTGCGTGTGACCGGGACGGTCGAGAAACGTCCTGCCGGCAACGAGAACCCGAACCTGCCTTCCGGCGAGATCGAGCTGATCACCGACACCGTCGAGGTGCTCAACACCGCCGATCCGCTTCCGTTTCAGATTGATGAACACGTGGAGGTGGGCGAGGAAGCCCGCCTGCGGCACCGGTATTTGGACCTGCGTCGCCCGCAGCCGGCGAAAATCATGCGACTGCGCTCGGACGTCAACCGTGCTGCGCGTGACCTGCTGCACGAGGAAGGGTTTATCGAGGTCGAGACCCCGACCCTGACTCGCTCCACCCCGGAAGGTGCGCGCGACTTTCTGGTCCCAGCCCGCCTGGCGCCCGGATCCTGGTACGCCCTTCCGCAGTCACCGCAGCTGTTCAAGCAGCTGCTCCAGGTCGGCGGCGTCGAACGCTACTTCCAGATCGCTCGCTGCTACCGCGATGAGGACTTCCGCGCTGATCGTCAGCCCGAGTTCACCCAGCTCGACATCGAGGCCTCCTTCGTGGAGGAAGACGACGTCATCGCCCTGGGCGAGAAGATCATCGCATCGCTGTGGTCACTGATCGGGGTCGAGATCTCCACCCCGATTCGCCGAATGACCTACGCCGAGGCCATGGAAAAGTACGGTTCTGACAAGCCGGATCTGCGGTTCGGTCTGGAACTGACGGACCTGACCGAGTACTTCCGCAACACCCCGTTCCGCGTGTTCCAGTCCGACTACGTCGGCGCCGTGGTGATGCCCGGTGGTGCGTCGCAGCCGCGCCGCACCCTGGACGCCTGGCAGGAATGGGCGAAGCAACGCGGCGCCAAGGGACTTGCCTACGTGCTGATCCAGGAGGACGGCTCGCTGGGTGGCCCCGTGGCGAAGAACATCACCGACGAAGAGAAAGCCGGCTTGGCCGAAGCCACCGGTGCCCAGCCGGGCGACTGCATCTTCTTCGGTGCCGGAACCGCCAAGGACGCTCGTGCACTGCTCGGTGCAGCGCGCGTGGAGATCGGTCACCGTGTGGGACTCATTAAGGCCCCCGGTGAGGTGCCGATCGAAGAGCAGGACTGGGCTTTCGTCTGGATCGTGGACGCTCCGCTGTTTGAGCCGGCGGCCGACGCGGTGGCTTCCGGCGACGTTGCCGTGGGCTCCGGATCCTGGACCGCGGTGCACCACGCGTTCACCTCGCCCAAGCCCGAGTTCCTCGACACCTTCGACACGGACCCCGGCTCGGCGTTAGCGTACGCCTACGACATCGTCTGCAACGGCAACGAAATTGGTGGCGGCTCCATCCGTATCCACCGCCAGGATGTGCAGAAGCGTGTGTTCGGCGTGATGGGCCTCAGCGAAGAAGAAGCTGATGAGAAGTTCGGCTTCCTACTCGAGGGCTTCAAGTACGGGGCCCCGCCGCACGGCGGTATCGCCTTCGGCTGGGACCGCATCGTCGCTCTGCTGGCCGGCACCGACTCCATTCGCGACGTCATTGCCTTCCCGAAGACGGGCAACGGCTTTGATCCGCTCACCGCGGCACCAGCTCCCATCACCCCGCAGCAGCGGAAGGAAGCTGGCGTCGACGCAAAGCCGGAGCCGAAGAAGGACGAAGTAGCCCCCGAGTCCGAGTAA
- the hisS gene encoding histidine--tRNA ligase, with product MSRKASLSGFHEWLPAERLVELHVQDTLRRVFELHGFANIETRAVETLGTLLRKGEIDKEVYAVSRLQGEAPEKAEDTNRLALHFDLTVPFARYVTENAGHLAFPFRRYQIQKVWRGERPQEGRAREFTQADIDVVGEGTLPFRYDVDVALVMAEALSELPIGDFTIRINNRKLAEGFYRGVGLNDTAGVLRCIDKLEKIGEDEVARLLREEIGATDEQAQKALALARIRTEDPSFVDQVRALDVHDELLEEGLSELAEVIGQLHRRMPGRAVADLSIARGLDYYTGTVYETMLDGHEQLGSICSGGRYDSLATKGNRTFPGVGLSIGVTRLVMRMLSQQMAEASRSVPTAVYVALTQDEDWETALDTAALLRSRGVAAEVAVRAEKFGKQIKYADRRGIPYVWFTSINDGVPNHEVKDIRSGEQVAADPHTWAPAAEDLAPTVSAPTSDIN from the coding sequence ATGTCACGCAAAGCGTCCCTGTCTGGCTTCCACGAGTGGCTCCCCGCCGAACGGCTGGTGGAACTGCATGTTCAGGACACGCTGCGTCGTGTCTTCGAACTTCATGGGTTCGCCAATATCGAGACGCGTGCGGTGGAGACCCTGGGAACGCTGTTGCGCAAGGGCGAGATCGATAAAGAGGTTTATGCAGTATCGCGACTGCAAGGTGAGGCACCCGAGAAGGCTGAGGATACGAACCGGCTGGCCCTGCACTTCGACCTGACGGTGCCTTTCGCCCGCTACGTAACCGAGAATGCCGGTCACCTGGCTTTCCCTTTCCGCCGCTACCAGATTCAGAAGGTGTGGCGTGGCGAGCGCCCTCAAGAAGGACGCGCCCGCGAATTCACCCAGGCGGATATCGACGTGGTGGGCGAGGGCACGCTGCCGTTCCGGTACGACGTCGACGTCGCGCTGGTGATGGCCGAAGCACTCTCCGAACTGCCCATCGGCGATTTCACCATTCGGATCAACAACCGGAAACTGGCCGAGGGCTTCTACCGGGGGGTCGGTCTGAACGACACCGCAGGCGTGCTCCGTTGCATCGACAAGCTCGAGAAGATCGGTGAAGACGAAGTGGCTCGCCTATTGCGCGAAGAAATCGGCGCTACCGATGAGCAAGCACAGAAGGCACTCGCCTTGGCCCGGATCCGGACCGAAGATCCCAGCTTCGTCGATCAGGTCCGCGCCCTTGACGTTCATGACGAACTTCTCGAAGAAGGTCTCTCCGAGCTGGCCGAGGTGATCGGGCAACTGCACCGGCGGATGCCGGGTCGCGCTGTGGCGGATCTGTCGATCGCGCGGGGTCTGGATTACTACACGGGCACGGTGTACGAGACCATGCTGGATGGACATGAACAGCTCGGCTCTATTTGCTCCGGTGGCCGTTATGACTCGCTGGCGACCAAGGGCAACCGGACCTTCCCCGGCGTGGGACTTTCCATCGGGGTGACTCGTCTCGTGATGCGGATGCTTTCGCAACAGATGGCTGAGGCTTCTCGTTCCGTCCCCACCGCGGTGTACGTCGCGCTGACACAGGATGAGGATTGGGAGACCGCCCTGGACACGGCGGCCCTGTTACGTTCTCGTGGGGTGGCGGCCGAAGTGGCGGTGCGCGCCGAGAAATTCGGTAAGCAGATCAAGTACGCGGACCGCCGCGGAATTCCGTACGTCTGGTTCACCAGCATCAACGACGGCGTACCGAACCACGAGGTCAAGGACATTCGCAGCGGCGAACAGGTGGCGGCCGATCCTCACACGTGGGCTCCGGCGGCCGAGGACCTGGCACCGACCGTGTCCGCGCCGACGTCGGACATCAACTAA
- a CDS encoding DUF349 domain-containing protein, with amino-acid sequence MTHSQESDVPHSEAQQDVDDALKSTASTEAHQPTDTPAVPEKTAPQKPRPVPSPASVRPAQPASPASIAKPAAEAHAAQQPPVAPAVPTHRTEVDDARQFAEVTEDGHVVLIDGNDRIPVGQVPDVPRDEALAYFVRKYDDAMSQVLLLEQRLATDTSTADLRKALGQLQATTDERKMVGDMVALRKRIASLETTLEVRRTVEKEAHHKAVEEQRTARKAIVDEAVTISEQDPQRTQWKDSSRRMTELFEQWKTTQKKGPRLPKPEEDELWKRFRAARSTFDKHRRAFFSQLDQTNAEAKKVKERLIARAEELSSSTDWATTAMKYRDLMSEWKAAPRASRREDDALWTRFRAAQDVFFNARKSANDEIDREFEENLKVKEAILEEGNKLLPFKNVDRARAAINELRGRWDDAGKVPRKDIGRMESGFRRLEEALSQAEQEHWQRTNPETKARTNSALSQLEDAIAGLEQDLAQAQERNDEKAIKKAQEALDARKLWLQTLQASADSN; translated from the coding sequence GTGACCCACAGTCAAGAATCCGACGTCCCCCATTCCGAAGCACAGCAGGACGTTGACGACGCTCTGAAGTCAACGGCAAGCACCGAGGCGCATCAGCCGACCGACACGCCGGCTGTTCCCGAAAAGACGGCTCCCCAGAAGCCGCGTCCCGTGCCCTCTCCGGCTTCGGTTCGCCCCGCTCAGCCCGCTTCCCCGGCTTCGATTGCCAAGCCTGCCGCCGAAGCGCATGCAGCGCAGCAACCACCGGTAGCCCCCGCCGTGCCGACTCACCGCACTGAGGTGGATGACGCACGCCAGTTTGCCGAAGTCACCGAAGACGGACATGTGGTGCTGATCGACGGCAACGATCGTATTCCCGTCGGGCAGGTTCCCGATGTTCCTCGGGATGAGGCGCTGGCCTACTTCGTGCGCAAGTACGACGACGCGATGTCGCAGGTTCTTCTTCTGGAGCAGCGTTTGGCAACGGACACCTCGACCGCTGACCTCCGCAAGGCTCTGGGACAGTTGCAGGCCACTACCGATGAACGCAAGATGGTCGGTGACATGGTGGCGCTGCGCAAGCGCATCGCGTCGCTGGAGACCACGCTGGAGGTGCGCCGCACCGTCGAGAAGGAAGCGCATCACAAGGCAGTCGAAGAACAGCGCACGGCTCGTAAAGCGATCGTCGACGAAGCGGTAACCATCTCCGAGCAGGATCCGCAGCGCACTCAGTGGAAAGACTCCTCGCGCCGCATGACCGAGCTTTTCGAGCAGTGGAAGACGACCCAGAAGAAGGGTCCCCGACTGCCGAAGCCCGAAGAGGACGAACTGTGGAAGCGATTCCGTGCAGCACGCTCGACCTTCGACAAGCACCGCCGCGCCTTCTTCTCACAGCTGGATCAGACCAATGCGGAAGCTAAGAAGGTCAAGGAACGCCTCATCGCACGTGCTGAAGAGCTATCGTCGTCCACAGACTGGGCGACGACCGCGATGAAGTACCGCGATCTGATGTCGGAATGGAAAGCCGCACCCCGCGCCTCACGCCGTGAAGACGATGCATTGTGGACACGTTTTCGTGCCGCGCAGGACGTGTTCTTCAATGCCCGGAAGTCGGCCAATGACGAAATCGACCGCGAATTCGAGGAGAACCTGAAGGTCAAGGAGGCCATTCTCGAAGAGGGCAACAAGCTGCTGCCGTTCAAGAATGTCGATCGTGCCCGGGCCGCCATCAATGAGCTGCGCGGACGGTGGGACGACGCGGGCAAGGTTCCGCGCAAGGACATCGGACGGATGGAATCTGGTTTCCGTCGTCTCGAGGAGGCTCTCTCTCAGGCGGAGCAGGAGCACTGGCAGCGGACCAACCCCGAAACCAAGGCTCGCACGAATTCCGCTCTGTCCCAGCTTGAAGACGCCATCGCCGGACTCGAGCAGGATCTGGCCCAGGCCCAGGAACGCAACGACGAGAAGGCCATCAAGAAGGCCCAGGAAGCACTCGATGCCCGCAAGCTCTGGTTGCAGACCCTGCAGGCATCTGCAGATTCCAACTGA